A window of Carassius gibelio isolate Cgi1373 ecotype wild population from Czech Republic chromosome A3, carGib1.2-hapl.c, whole genome shotgun sequence genomic DNA:
TGATATCGTTTAAACTAATCACAGAATCAGAAGAGTGCATTTTACTCAGAAAGGTATTTTATTGTACTCTGACGTCATTCTTCATGCTAAATGGGCTTATATGGTTTTTACACATGAAGTCTCATTAACTGGGCCATGAAGACTAAAAGCTCCTGAAGACAATACATTTTTGACTTGCCCCGAAATTGCATTCTGGAGACTTCATATTTAATAAGAATTTTGGCACAATAAGCAGAGCCTTTTGTGTGTGCTGTCTGAGTTGTTTATATGCACGTGATGCATGTTGTCATGTAACTTAAAATATATCTCTATTAGTAAGAAATGAAACTCATGGATATATGTTTGTCTGGTCCACAGATGTGGATTTAGTGGATGAAAGTGAGTTTCATTTATGGCTAATGCTTACAGAGCCAACCCACTGAGGGCCTGAACTGATTTGTCAGCTAACACATGTGTTATGTTAACAGCACAAATACAGACGTGCATAATTCAAAACAACCATAACAGACAAGTAAGTTTAACCCCAAGATGCATGgacttttattcattattttattgacTATAACTGGATTATTATGTAGGCAATAACCCTTCTCTCAGTATTGTTAATAGTTTGCATATAAcctataacaaaacaaaaataaagcatgTTTAACCCCAAGATGCATGACTTTTATTATatatgcaaagctgaaatttcatcagccattactaaagtcttcagtgtcacatgataatgTAGAATTCATTCAAATATATGCTGATTTATGTtggaaacagctgtgctgcttatatatatatatatatatatatatatatatatatatattatttgatgaatatggttacattttttttttttttacaatatgtctttatttcacaatattatgttttttctttattcctgatcaaataaatgcagccttgatgagcagaagagacttctttaaaaaacatttgtaaaaaatctaACAGATCCCAAacttggcagtgtgtgtgtgtgtaatttattcctaaaatcaccGGGAAATGatgctgattaacaagagtgtagaagcacctaaccctgatttaaAGCCTAAAACGGATATTTCCTGAAAGTTATATTTcaattggaatgttgttccaggatcaacaaggatgttgatcaaggaacatgttgtacttagtgaaatcacgctcaccatagacacacacacacacacacacacacacacacacacacacacatattaggaGATTTATGTGGCCCTAGACCTTAGTTGATCATATGTATTATTCATTCCAATAAATTGTAATATTCTTGGTATTCTTATAGACCTTTCTTTGGACATGCAGAAATGTTTAGAAGAGAAGTGAAAGAACAGACGCACCACTTCAGGTAGGCGTGGCTAACCCTGAATTGATTTCAGAGAAAACCTGAAAGTGAAAGGGTTCGGGGAAATGGGCGGAGCTGTTCGCATTAAATGTGCTGCTCTCAAAGCGCCTGGCAGTTCATTCTGACATTAGAACGAGCTGAACGCAAGCGCACGGAGTTTCTGTCTCGCGCTGTGGAACTCTCTATGGAGATATAACGGTGGAATAAATCAATGGGAGTTAAAAAAAAGCTGATTTTGGAAGCGGCGACGAGAGTTTGTCCGAGGCAAAGTTGTACTGACTGCTCTTGGATTGAATATTCGCTAAAACGGTAAGATCGCAGCTAAAGTTTTAATTCTAAGAACGATTCAACAGACtcgaaatgtttaaaaatgtaccGAGGGCCAAATTTAAGAACGTCTTGTTCTTGATCACGTAACGCTTATAATAACACGTATGAAGTAAActttagaattttaaaataatttataaagctttttgtaaaaaaaaaaaacgtataaaaataaacttctattacattcttttaaataaaagtgaGATCAAATAAACTCAAACACTAAACGCCTTGATGATGAAGTGAACAGGATTAgtcatttttagatttaaatcCTGATGACTGAATCGAAGTTGCTGTGAAACAAGCGAGTGTATTGGAGCCTGTGTGATGTTCAGCACACCATGTGACTGACTCAGAAAGGCCACTGATTAACTCTGTTCTTCACTTGCTCTTCAACAGACAGATGAGTCTCATCTAGATGACCTTCCTGTGGTACGGTATGGAAGACCACACTGGTTGGTCTTTCCTGTAGGATGGTGGCACACAGTTCAGTGGAAGGGAATCAAGGCACAGAAGAACCCCAAGCGAGGACAGAAGCCTCCCCAGAGGTCTCCCAGTCTCAAAGGTCCAGGCCCAGTCCACAGGCAGCGGTTATCCAGACACATTTCAAGCCCTTCAACTATGCCAGAGACTTCAAGACCATTGCAAAGACCACCTCAATGCTAGAGGAGAGTGGCTTCTATTGGGGTCCCATGACTGTGGAGGAAGCACATCAGAAGCTGAAAAAAGAGCCAGTCGGAACTTTCCTGATCCGGGACAGTTGTCAGAGCGACGTATTCTTTTCACTGAGTTACACAACACACAACGGTCCCGTCAGCGTCCGGATTATCTTCAAGAATTCCAAATTCAGTCTGACTGGCAGCAAGCAATCTTTTGACTGTCTTTTCAAACTGCTGGAGCACTACATCAGTTCCCCGAAGAAGAGTCTCGTCAGGCCCTACAGGAAAGAACCGGTGGAGTCTCTGCAGCAGCTGTGCCGCAGACGGATTATCGAAACATGCGGTGGAAAAGACATCGACCGCATCCCTGTGCACCCGATCCTCAAAGACTTCCTCCATGCCTTCCCTCATCCGCTATGAAGACCGGACTCATTGCATTAAAGCGCTGCTGGAATATTCTGGAGATACTTGATGGACTCCTCGTGGTCCTGCTCTGTTTTAGGACGCAGGAATCCTACTGTAGCACATTCTGGAATATTAGACTTGAACACTGCACAATGAAAGTTTAcattgtttgtgaatgtttacACTATATGGGAATATTGTGTTCCTTTGATTCTATTTCTGCCATGCAGACAGCTATATTTCAAGATagtagtttttataaaaataataaatatatttgtaaacaaCTTAAAACATCTCAATCTTTACTTTTTGTTGTGGTTGGGGGATTCATACACTCATAGATCTAAATGGAAGTGCttcaatagtttttatttattattattatttttttatgataggtaaaaattgatagcctgaatgtactgtaagtcgctttggataaaagcgtctgctaaatgcataaattttaatttaaatgtaatttttaaatttttaaacagaaacattaTCAAATTTTTAGATTGTAGCCAAGAACCTTTCTCTCGATATTGATAATAGTTTTTATATAAACAACCTACACTAAACAACATACAaaacactaaactaaactaaataaatctCAGATGACATTTCAAACGATCTTGAAGTGCTTATGCACTATAGGCGAGATGTTTCCCACATACAAACTGAACCTCACCCTAGTCTAACAGGACTGAAGATTTATATTTTAGCTTAATCCATGGCCACGAAACCCACCTTTATCGTAGAATCTGAAAAGTCATGTTCAAGCTATGATATATTTTACTAGATTACGGGCTTAGTGTACCTGAATTCCTGAAATGACACATAGACACGGACTTACAGGAAGTTCAGACCAGACGTTCTGTAGTGAACCAGGCTGATTAATCTAGGTAGTAGCGTGGTTGAGGGGCGGAGCTGTGGTGACCGTAAACTGCTTATGGCCCAGACAGACATTTACAAGAAATGAAGTGGGTTGTGAGGACTGATGGAGTGTGACGGGGAGGAGCCTGTGATCTCCAGAGACGCGCGTACGTGGTATCAATAAAACTCTGCGACACATCTGACAGGCTTACGCAGAAAAATGACTAAGAACAAAACAATACTTGGCATCAGGGGTTCACGTAAACTTTAGATCACTGCTTGAAATTCCATTCGAGGCTGAAGGATGTGATCTGCACTGCGCAGTCATCAGATAAGACTCTGACGAGATGTCAAAACACTCAGACTGAGTTTTAGTCGCTGTCAGACCCCGTTCTGAATGATTCCTCCTCCATAAAACAATGGGAATGAGCTGTTTTCTGGCTAAATGGAGAGATTCGAATCAATCATTAGCAAAACATTGGAGGAAACATGTCAAAGTTCAGACGTGTAAAGGAAGCAAGCTTTATTACAAGTAAGCTTATCTTAGAGGGGAAGAAACCCTTCCTGATTCTAATGAATTTATGTTATATTGTGGAAATGAGGGGGAAATCATTCATGCCCGGTTGGctaatttatcaaataatttcCCAATCCAGATTATTGATTAACTAGTTCCTATGTTTAAATTTGACACAAACTATTTCGATAGGTGGCTGAGGTTGACTGCGTGAACTGGTGGATGCGGTAAGGGTTAATCAGTCGATCTTCCATCAGCCGCCTGTGCCGATTAATACACGTGAAAGTGCATAGTCACTTCCAGGAAAACAGACAGTTGTGTTTCCCTGAAGAGCCCCTAATCTCCACTGCATCTGGCCTCAATTTACACAAACATGCAAAtgtacacacatgtacacactccTGAGCAGTGTATTTCCTTTTGGAACCACAACGCTCCCCTCCAAAACGCAGACACCgacagatatacacacacacaagcctgtGTGGGTAATCTGTTCACAGAATCAGCCCTGGTTTGAGCTCGGAGTGCTCGACCTCAACCTATCCACGCAGAAATGGGGAACTCTCAAAGActcaaataaagtaaaacaaactgaaataagaGTTAACCAACCTTTTCTTCGGTTTAATTGATTTCTAAATTTAAAAGGCAAGTAGCTATCATTGCGCACTACACCAAAACCTACTCATTGACTATTTAGACGTTGCTCTGGAAACACGTTACCCACgagtaaactttttttaaaatctatttatggtTATGATGCTGAAGCCCCCTGGGAGTGGTTTTTGTAAATTGACAATGTTTCAGACCACAAAGCTATATTCCAGGAAGGCAAGTGATATGGCTACACCACATCATGGTTACTATGACAACACTCATCTCCTGCCATCCCACATCAAGGTAGAAGGTCCCCATGTTCTCCGCTAAGACTATGTGGGCAGGACTTCCAATTCACTGATTCACAAAGATAAACCTGTTTCACATTAACAGAACACAAAGACGACCTTTCAGTAATCTCCTCGCCCCCCTTTTCCATACAGACAGGTGGGTTTAAGATGGTTTGATAAGtatcagtaaaaaatatatatacattttgtattttcacaTGTAAGGTTCCATATGAAGGGCTTACGGCCCCCTAGGGTCTCGGTGGAGGTACTGCAGGGGGTCCAAAAACACGTTTTCGACCAGattttggtgtaaaaaaaaagtttgtagtaAACAAAATATCTATTAATT
This region includes:
- the LOC127948604 gene encoding suppressor of cytokine signaling 1-like, which gives rise to MVAHSSVEGNQGTEEPQARTEASPEVSQSQRSRPSPQAAVIQTHFKPFNYARDFKTIAKTTSMLEESGFYWGPMTVEEAHQKLKKEPVGTFLIRDSCQSDVFFSLSYTTHNGPVSVRIIFKNSKFSLTGSKQSFDCLFKLLEHYISSPKKSLVRPYRKEPVESLQQLCRRRIIETCGGKDIDRIPVHPILKDFLHAFPHPL